The Bacillus sp. Y1 genome has a window encoding:
- a CDS encoding nuclease-related domain-containing protein, which translates to MLLKSRKESENLLLYRSLFLRMSLCEKDVSHYQHLEKGYAGELLFDEYVSTLTNEFLLLNDVLLEFGNNLFQMDSLAIFQESILLFEVKNFEGDFFVRGDRWYASSDKEIKNPLEQLQRSEALLRRFLQEHGCTLPIEPLLVFVNPEFTLYQAPIKTPIIHPTQIHRLLRTLAIKPTKTTHLHEKIANKLLTHHLTTSPIKRKPDYSYEMLQKGIYCSHCYTFFKEATETRLVCTCGTIESIDDAIIRSVREFVLLFPDRLVTTNAIYEWCEGAVKSRRLIRRVLLQNFKRYGNKRSTYFSEF; encoded by the coding sequence ATGTTACTTAAATCTAGAAAAGAATCAGAAAACCTATTGTTATATCGCAGTTTATTTTTACGAATGAGCTTGTGTGAAAAGGATGTTTCTCATTACCAACATCTTGAAAAGGGCTACGCTGGCGAATTGTTGTTTGACGAATATGTCAGTACATTGACAAATGAGTTTCTGCTGTTAAATGACGTTCTGCTTGAGTTCGGAAATAATCTTTTTCAAATGGATTCCCTAGCAATTTTTCAAGAATCCATTTTGTTGTTTGAAGTGAAAAATTTTGAAGGGGATTTTTTTGTTAGAGGAGACCGTTGGTATGCTTCATCAGATAAGGAAATTAAAAATCCCCTAGAACAGTTGCAGAGAAGCGAAGCATTGCTGCGCCGCTTTTTGCAGGAACACGGTTGTACGCTTCCTATCGAACCGCTTTTAGTGTTTGTTAATCCTGAGTTCACCCTCTATCAAGCCCCAATAAAAACACCCATTATCCACCCTACTCAAATCCACCGTTTACTAAGAACACTTGCCATTAAACCAACCAAAACCACTCACCTACATGAGAAAATTGCAAATAAACTTCTCACTCATCATTTGACGACATCTCCTATAAAAAGGAAACCTGATTATTCTTATGAGATGCTGCAGAAGGGAATTTATTGTTCCCATTGCTATACATTTTTCAAAGAAGCTACAGAAACGAGATTGGTCTGTACATGCGGCACAATTGAAAGTATTGACGATGCAATCATTAGAAGCGTCCGTGAGTTTGTGCTGCTGTTTCCGGATCGGTTAGTAACAACGAATGCTATTTATGAGTGGTGCGAGGGTGCGGTGAAGTCGAGGAGATTAATTCGAAGAGTACTTTTGCAAAACTTTAAAAGATATGGTAATAAAAGATCAACCTACTTTTCAGAATTTTA